In the Arachis ipaensis cultivar K30076 chromosome B10, Araip1.1, whole genome shotgun sequence genome, one interval contains:
- the LOC107623188 gene encoding glyceraldehyde-3-phosphate dehydrogenase GAPC2, cytosolic isoform X2, whose protein sequence is MASKKIKIGINGFGRIGRLVARVALQRDDVELVAVNDPFISTDYMTYMFKYDTVHGQWKHFDIKVKDSNTLLFGQNPVTVFGFRNPEEIPWGEAGADYVIESTGVFTDKDKAAAHLKGGAKKVVISAPSKDAPMFVVGVNEHEYKPELNIVSNASCTTNCLAPLAKVINDRFGIVEGLMTTVHAITATQKTVDGPSNKDWRGGRAASFNIIPSSTGAAKAVGKVLPSLNGKLTGMSFRVPTVDVSVVDLTVRLEKKATYAEIKNAIKEESEGKLKGILGYTEDDVVSTDFLGDSSSRVIDLIVHIASVA, encoded by the exons ATGG CATCTAAGAAGATTAAGATTGGAATCAACG GATTTGGAAGGATTGGGCGTTTGGTTGCGAGAGTTGCTCTTCAGAGGGACGATGTTGAGCTGGTTGCAGTAAACGATCCTTTCATTTCCACTGATTACATg ACATACATGTTCAAGTATGACACAGTTCATGGCCAGTGGAAGCATTTTGATATCAAGGTCAAGGACTCTAACACCCTTCTCTTTGGTCAAAACCCAGTTACCGTTTTCGGATTCAG GAACCCTGAGGAGATTCCATGGGGTGAAGCTGGTGCTGACTATGTTATTGAGTCAACCGGTGTGTTCACTGATAAGGACAAAGCCGCGGCACACTTGAAG GGTGGTGCAAAGAAGGTTGTGATCTCAGCCCCAAGTAAAGACGCACCAATGTTTGTTGTTGGTGTTAACGAGCATGAATACAAACCTGAACTTAACATTGTTTCCAACGCCAGCTGCACTACCAATTGTCTTGCTCCCCTCGCCAAG GTTATCAATGACCGATTTGGAATTGTTGAGGGTCTTATGACCACTGTCCACGCCATTACAG CTACTCAGAAGACCGTTGATGGTCCATCAAACAAGGATTGGAGGGGTGGAAGAGCTGCTTCCTTCAACATAATTCCCAGCAGCACTGGTGCTGCCAAG GCTGTGGGAAAAGTTCTTCCATCACTGAATGGTAAATTGACCGGAATGTCCTTCAGAGTTCCTACTGTGGATGTCTCAGTTGTTGATCTCACTGTCAGGCTAGAGAAGAAGGCAACCTATGCTGAGATCAAGAATGCTATCAa GGAGGAATCAGAAGGAAAATTGAAGGGTATTTTGGGTTACACCGAAGATGATGTTGTGTCCACTGACTTTCTTGGAGACAGCAG CTCCCGTGTGATTGACTTAATCGTGCACATTGCATCCGTGGCTTGA
- the LOC107623188 gene encoding glyceraldehyde-3-phosphate dehydrogenase GAPC2, cytosolic isoform X1, which yields MASKKIKIGINGFGRIGRLVARVALQRDDVELVAVNDPFISTDYMTYMFKYDTVHGQWKHFDIKVKDSNTLLFGQNPVTVFGFRNPEEIPWGEAGADYVIESTGVFTDKDKAAAHLKGGAKKVVISAPSKDAPMFVVGVNEHEYKPELNIVSNASCTTNCLAPLAKVINDRFGIVEGLMTTVHAITATQKTVDGPSNKDWRGGRAASFNIIPSSTGAAKAVGKVLPSLNGKLTGMSFRVPTVDVSVVDLTVRLEKKATYAEIKNAIKEESEGKLKGILGYTEDDVVSTDFLGDSRSSIFDAKAGIALNENFVKLVSWYDNEWGYSSRVIDLIVHIASVA from the exons ATGG CATCTAAGAAGATTAAGATTGGAATCAACG GATTTGGAAGGATTGGGCGTTTGGTTGCGAGAGTTGCTCTTCAGAGGGACGATGTTGAGCTGGTTGCAGTAAACGATCCTTTCATTTCCACTGATTACATg ACATACATGTTCAAGTATGACACAGTTCATGGCCAGTGGAAGCATTTTGATATCAAGGTCAAGGACTCTAACACCCTTCTCTTTGGTCAAAACCCAGTTACCGTTTTCGGATTCAG GAACCCTGAGGAGATTCCATGGGGTGAAGCTGGTGCTGACTATGTTATTGAGTCAACCGGTGTGTTCACTGATAAGGACAAAGCCGCGGCACACTTGAAG GGTGGTGCAAAGAAGGTTGTGATCTCAGCCCCAAGTAAAGACGCACCAATGTTTGTTGTTGGTGTTAACGAGCATGAATACAAACCTGAACTTAACATTGTTTCCAACGCCAGCTGCACTACCAATTGTCTTGCTCCCCTCGCCAAG GTTATCAATGACCGATTTGGAATTGTTGAGGGTCTTATGACCACTGTCCACGCCATTACAG CTACTCAGAAGACCGTTGATGGTCCATCAAACAAGGATTGGAGGGGTGGAAGAGCTGCTTCCTTCAACATAATTCCCAGCAGCACTGGTGCTGCCAAG GCTGTGGGAAAAGTTCTTCCATCACTGAATGGTAAATTGACCGGAATGTCCTTCAGAGTTCCTACTGTGGATGTCTCAGTTGTTGATCTCACTGTCAGGCTAGAGAAGAAGGCAACCTATGCTGAGATCAAGAATGCTATCAa GGAGGAATCAGAAGGAAAATTGAAGGGTATTTTGGGTTACACCGAAGATGATGTTGTGTCCACTGACTTTCTTGGAGACAGCAG GTCAAGCATATTTGATGCTAAGGCTGGAATTGCTTTGAATGAGAACTTTGTGAAGCTTGTCTCTTGGTATGACAACGAATGGGGTTACAG CTCCCGTGTGATTGACTTAATCGTGCACATTGCATCCGTGGCTTGA
- the LOC107620192 gene encoding uncharacterized protein LOC107620192: MSNLQQFVTQYDNCLANKAQQEYELDAASFNTIIPCATASTIEKQFQKEYTHAKFNELQKEFRAKANCFSTKEHEEGYVVTYKVIKEIENGDKMFDVTYKSLVFKKLPNKCILDRWKKTLKRKHSSIKCSHDSSHLEPIKKRYDEMCKQFYNIAEVVVASEELTETVHRILDSVWVMLVKPKASSMDNVNNQNSNEVDKNANDLDNQFF, from the exons ATGAGCAACTTGCAACAATTTGTAACACAATATGACAACTGTCTTGCAAATAAAGCTCAACAAGAATATGAATTGGATGCTGCCAGCTTCAATACCATTATCCCTTGTGCTACTGCTTCTACTATTGAAAAACAGTTTCAAAAAGAATATACTCATGCGAAGTTTAATGAGCTTCAAAAGGAGTTTAGAGCAAAGGCTAATTGCTTTTCAACAAAAGAGCATGAAGAGGGATATGTTGTTACTTACAAGGTTATAAAagagattgagaatggtgataagaTGTTTGATGTTACTTACAAG TCCTTGGTCTTTAAGAAATTGCCAAATAAATGCATTCTTGATCGGTGGAAGAAAACTTTAAAGCGCAAGCATAGTAGCATCAAGTGTAGCCATGATTCAAGTCATTTAGAGCCCATAAAAAAACGTTATGATGAGATGTGCAAGCAATTTTACAATATTGCTGAAGTAGTCGTTGCATCCGAGGAGCTCACCGAGACCGTACATCGTATACTAGACTCGGTTTGGGTTATGTTGGTGAAACCAAAGGCCTCTTCAATGGATAATGTaaataatcaaaattcaaatgAGGTAGATAAAAATGCAAATGATTTAGATAATCAGTTTTTTTGA